Below is a genomic region from Chryseobacterium scophthalmum.
ATCGAAAATAAACTCATCGACAAAAATACCAAACCTACAAGCATGAGGATCTTGGTGTACGATTTTTTAAGTTCACAAGAAACAGCTTTGTCTTTGTCCGAGATCGAAAATTATTTTGAAAATGCAGATCGAACCACAATTTACAGAACATTAAAAACCTTCGAAGAAAAAGGAATTGTTCACAGCATTCAGGAAAATTCGACCACGAAATATAAATTGTGTCATGATGATTGCAACGAAAAAACGCATAAAGATTGGCATTTGCATTTCTACTGCAAGATCTGTAAACAAACGACCTGCAAAGAAGATATTTCTTTCCCCGAAAGCATGAAAACCAATTTTAGAATTGATGAAATAAGGCTTTTTGCCAAAGGTATTTGCGAAAACTGTCTAGAAAGTTTGCAATAGTATTGCATTCGCGTTCACTCTATATTTGTTTAAAATTATTTGTTATGGAAGAATGTTGCACTACAAAACCTAAAAAAGAGCACAACCACGAAGGTCACGACCATGATCATTCTCATGAGGTTCAAGATAAATCAACGCTTCAGCTTTTCTTGCCGGCAATTATATCATTTGTTTTGCTTTTAATCGGAATTACGTTTGATAATTTCATTGAAAACAATTGGTTTAATGGTTGGGTGCGTCTCGTTTGGTATTTGATAGCTTACATCCCTGTTGGAATTCCTGTTTTAAAAGAAGCTTATGAAAGTATTATTAAAGGCGATGTTTTCTCAGAATTTTTCCTGATGGGAATTGCTACAATCGGTGCTTTTGCGATTGGAGAATATCCTGAAGGTGTTGCTGTGATGCTGTTTTATTCGGTGGGTGAAGTTTTTCAGGCAATGGCAGTTACCAAAGCTAAAACCAATATTAAATCTCTTCTGGATCAGCGTCCTGATGAAGTGACCGTTTTAGAAAATGGAACTCCCAAAGTAATAAAAGCTGAAAAAGCGAATATTGGAGATATTATTCAATTAAGATCTGGCGAAAAACTGGGATTAGATGGAGAATTACTTTCTGAAAAAGCTTCTTTCAATACCTCCGCTCTTACCGGAGAAAGCAAACCTGATACAAAATCGAAAGGCGAAATGGTTTTAGCAGGAATGATTAATTTAAATACAGTCAGTCAGGTAAAAGTGACGACTGCTTATAAAGATAGTAAGCTGAGTAAAATTTTAGAAATGGTTCAGAATGCGACCTCTCAAAAAGCTCCAACAGAATTATTCATCAGAAAATTTGCTAAAGTTTATACTCCTATTGTTGTATTTCTGGCGATTGGAATTACTTTTTTACCTTACTTTTTCGTTGAAGATTATCAGTTTAAAAGTTGGCTGTACCGAGCATTGATTTTCTTAGTGATCTCTTGTCCTTGTGCATTGGTGATTTCCATTCCGTTGGGTTATTTTGGCGGAATTGGTGCAGGTAGCAAAAATGGGATTTTGTTTAAAGGAAGTAATTTTCTGGATGTTTTGGCGAATGTTCAAAACGTTGTGATGGATAAAACTGGAACGATGACTGAAGGTGTTTTCAAAGTTCAGGAAGTAAATTTTGGGAACGAATTTAATAAAGATGAAATTTTAAAACTGGTCAATGCGCTTGAAAGTCAGAGTACACATCCTGTAGCAACAGCTATTCATCAGTTTGTGGGCGAGATCGATCATTCTATTCAATTAGAAAATGTAGAAGAAATTGCCGGTCATGGTTTAAAAGCAACGATTACAGGTAAAGAATTGCTGGTTGGAAATTTTAAGCTGATGGATAAATTCAATATCAACTACGATTTGAAAACTGAAAGCATTGTTTATACTTTAATTGCCATAGCGTATGATAAAAAGTTTGTTGGATATCTTACCATCGCAGATTCCATCAAAGAAGATGCTCAGTTAACGATCAATAAATTAAAAGCACTGAATGTAAAAACGACGATGTTGAGCGGCGATAAAACTTCTGTTGTACAATTTGTAGCCAATGAATTGGGAATTGAAAATGCTTTCGGAGACTTACTTCCCGAAGATAAAGTAAATAAAGTCAAAGAACTGAAAGCGAAAGATCAAACCGTTGCTTTTGTTGGTGATGGAGTAAATGATGCACCCGTTGTTGCTTTAAGCGATGTCGGAATTGCGATGGGCGGTTTGGGAAGTGATGCAACCATTGAAACTGCCGATGTCGTGATCCAGGATGATAAACCGAGTAAAATCCCAATGGCTATCAATATCGGTAAGCAAACTAAAAAGATAGTTTGGCAAAATATAATTTTAGCATTTGCTGTGAAAGCTATTGTTTTAGTTTTAGGAGCAGGAGGTTTAGCAACGATGTGGGAAGCTGTTTTTGCTGATGTGGGAGTTGCGTTATTAGCGATTTTAAATGCGGTAAGAATTCAGAGAATGAAGTTTTAATAATGTTGGAAGACGGGAGCTTGATGTTGGAAGTTTTACAAATAAACTACAAAAATTTCTAATAATTTTTATCAATAGGGGTGGACTTTAGTCCGCCCTTAAAAATATCAATTCCATTGGCTTTAGCCAAAATTTATCTCACGCAGATTTTGGAGATAGAGCAGATAAAAAAAATCAATGCAGACATTTGCGAAAATTCGTGCAATCTGTGGGGAAATAAAAACCTCCATCTTACCTGACTTTCATCATAAATTAATGCAGAAACAAATTTTGTACACTATATTTGTACTAAAGATTTGATACTTGAAGTTTTTCTTATCCTTTTTCATCGTATTTACCATTGCAATTCGTCCCGTTTTGCCAATGTTAAATTATGCGATCAACTACGATTACATTGTGAAAAACCTTTGTGAGAACAGAAAAGTTGTAGAATCTGATTGTAAAGGAAAGTGTTTTGTAAAAAAAGAATTAGCAAAAACCGAAAAGGAATCTAATAATGCTCAAAATATTAAGATTGCAGGATTAGATGTTTTTTTATCTCATGAAATTCTGTCTTTTTCAAATATCAGTAAAGCTGATTTAAAATCAGAAAAGCCTAATTCAAATCATATTCAGTTACATTCTTCAGAATATTTTTCACGAATATTCCATCCTCCTTTAGTTTAATTTGTTTGACCTGAAACTTTAGTTTTGATCTTTATCAAGGCTTATATTCATATTAATTAAACTTAATTTTAAATTCTATTTAATGAAATCTAAAGTTATCTTAACAGCATTATTGTCTGTTTCATTATTCGCCTGTGCACAGGAAACACCTAAAGTAAAGCATAAAAAGAAAAATACAACTACAAAAACTACTGCTCAAAAAGTAAAATTTGCCAATGCTATCGATCCTATTTGTGAGATGAAAACGGAAGACGATATGAAAGATACGGTAGTTTACAAAGGAAAAACGTACGGTTTTTGCAGTAGCTACTGTAAGGATGAGTTTAAAAAAAATCCTGAGAAGTATGTCCAAAAATAAAAAGACCGAGAGCAGCGCAAAAAAGAAGATCATTATTCCGATTGCGGTTATTGCATTGTTGTTTTTGGGAATTGGAGTTGGGATGAGCTATTTTAAAAGCAGTCTTTACACGGTGATGAAAGTTCCGGATTTTGAACTGACGGATCAGAACAGTAAAAAAATTACCAACAAAGAGATGCTCGGAAAAGTATATTTAGTTGAATTTTTCTTCAGCAAATGTCCTACAATTTGTCCGGTGATGAATACCAATATGAGATTTATTGAAGATGAGATCAACAATCCCGATTTTGGAATAATCTCAATAAGCATCGACCCTGAAAATGATACTCCCGAATTATTAAAACAACATGCGCAAAAGATCGGAGCAAAATCTCCAAACTGGCATTTTCTGACAGGTGACCGAACTTACATCGGAGATCTTGCAGATAAATTTGATATCTACGTCGGAGATAAAGAAGATGAAAGCGAAAATCTCAATCACAGCGGAATGATCGCTTTAGTTGATAAAGAAGGAAATATCCGTTGCAGATACAACAAAGAAAATATGCCGATCCTCTATTATTCAGGATTGAATTATGAAGATGCCGATGGAAAAATCCCTAAATTGAATGGGAAATTTCATCCCGACAGGGAAATTTTAATTGAGGATATCAAGAAATTGTTGAAATAAGGCAGGAAGTTTGAAGTTAGATACTGGAAGTTTTAACGGCACCGAAAAAAGACATCCATCTTCCATCACCCCGCTTCCAGCCCAGATTAAAAAATAAATGTTAAACCATATAAACAAAAAGTTATGAAGATTTTTAAAATCGCTGCACTAAGTGCGGTTTTTGCGGCGCAGTTTGCGTTTGCACAGTTTAAGCAGACGCCTTTACCGTACGCATACAATGCATTGGAAGGTAATATTGATGCGCAAACTATGGAAATTCACTATTCAAAACACGCAGCCGCTTATGTTGCCAATTTAAATAAAGCAATTGCCGGAACTCCACAGGAAAAGCAAACTTTATTTGAAATTCTTTCAAAAGCGGGAACTTTACCAATGGCTGTAAGAAATAATGCGGGAGGTCACTACAACCACGAGTTGTTCTGGACGGTTCTTACACCTCAAAAAGACACAAAACCATCTGCAAAATTAACAAAAGCAATCACCGATGCTTTCGGAAGTATGGATGCTTTTAAAGAAAAAATGAGTAAAGCTGGAGCGGACCGTTTCGGTTCGGGTTGGGCATGGCTTTCTGTTGATAAAAGCGGAAAATTATTCGTTTCTTCAACGCCAAACCAAGACAATCCTTTGATGGATGTTGTGGAAGAAAAAGGTACTCCGATCTTCGGGATTGATGTTTGGGAGCATGCTTATTATTTAAAATATCAGAACAAAAGAGCTGATTATTTAACTGCGATCTGGAACGTGACTAACTGGAAAGAAATCAGCAGAAGATATGACGAAGCGTTAAGCAAAAAATAATCTTTTGAATTTAATTTGCAGCATATTTCTCACCTTTTTCACGGTTTTCAGGCCTCTGATTCCGTTGGTGGAGTATGCTGTAAATTATCAATACATCAGCGAAGAACTCTGCGTCAACAGGAAAAATGTTACGCTCAACTGTAATGGTAAATGTTATCTTGCTAAAGAATTATCAAAAACAACCGATACCGATTCTTCACCTTTACACAAAACAAAAAATTCAGGGCAGAAATTACTCGACATCTACGTCCTTCCTGAAATTATAGCCGTCAATTCCACAGAAAAGTCAATCTTTTCTACAACCAATTTTCTTTACAAAATAGGCTACTCGTTTCTGTTTTTAAAACACATTTTCAGACCGCCGGTTTCTTAGTTTTCCTTTTTATTATTTTGGGCGATTCCCTTTCCATGGCTTTTCCAGCTGCTTGGGTCGGGCTGTCCGCTCATATCTTTTTTTAGATTCTTCCTGGCGTCGGGATCAAAAAAAAGGATAACCGCTTCCATCCCTATCGCGATGGGGCATCTCAATATAATTTGAGTTCAGGTTAAATAATGAATATCAATAGTTAGTTATTTAACGCAAAGAATTATTAAAATAATTTTGATTTAAGTAGGCAAAGAAAAATCAATAAATTGATTGATAAAGCTCTTGCTCACGCTTCGCGATGCAAATTTATTTGCCTTTGCTTTCTAAAATATAAAGTTTAAATACAAGAATCTTTGCGTAAAAAAATCTTTTCAAACTTTAAAGATTACAAACTGTTGTCAATATTTATTAACCTGAATTAAGCTAACATATCTATCACTAAAAAATCAAAAAATGAAAATTTATAAATTTTTATCATTATTCTTTATTGCCTTTACATTTTTCACTTTTACGTCATGTAGAAACAGCGATGAAGAAGATTTATCACCAGAAACAAAAGGAAAACTTCAGCTCAAATTCGAAAACGGATTCAATAATTTAGGAGATATTGTTCTCAATCAAACGACTCAAACCTCTTCAAACGGACAAAAACATCAGTTTTCAACTTTAAAATATGTTATCAGCAACATCAGTTTAATCGATGAAAACGGAAACGAATTCAAATACAACGAAAATAACCCTGATAAAGGCGCTTTCATCATCAATCAGGAAAAAGCAGTTGCTGGAATTGTCTATGTAGATTTAGATGATGTTCCGAAAAACAATTATAAAAAAATAAAATTCGGATTAGGAATCAGTCAGAATGCTTATCTGCTCGGACAAAACGGACAGGCAGAATTTTGGGAAAAAGCTAAAAAAGAAAGTCTTACCTGGTCTTGGGCTGCAGGATATATTTTCGTGAAATTAGAAGGAAAATACGGAACAGGTTCTTCCAATACAGAATTTATGAATCACACCGGAAACATGGGAAATGTAGCCGCAAACAATACTCCGGATTTATATCGTGAAGTAATTTTAGATCTTCCCACAACAGCAAGAGTTTCTGCAAGTATAAAACCTTCGATTCATATTTTGGCAGATCTTAATCAATATTTAAGCGGAGAAACAGCAATAAGTCTTTCCACAACAAATGATATGGCGATGGGTTCTAATCAGCATTTAGTAAATGTGACGAATAATTTAACCAAAATGTTTAAAGTAGACCATGTTCACAATGATTAAGCAGATCTTTAAAATTGGACTGGTCTTCATTACTTTTCTGAATTTCATCTCGTGTTCTGAAGAAGTTATTCAACCTTTAGAAAAAGATGAAGCCGTTCATCTTCAGTTTCCTTCTTATTTTCCGGAAATGACTTTCGATCCAGCAGAAAATCCTATCACAAAAAATGGAGTGGAGTTGGGAAGAAAATTATTTTATGAAGGCAGACTTTCCAGAAACAATACGATTTCATGCGGTTTCTGTCATATTCAGGAAAATGCGTTTACGCACCACGGTCACACGGTAAGTCACGGAATTGATGACAGACTCGGAATCAGAAATGCACCACCAATCCAAAATATGGCGTTTTTGAAACGATATATGTGGGACGGTGTAATTCATAATTTAAATCAACAACCTATCATTCCGATGACAGATGTAAACGAAATGGATAGTTCGATGCCTGAAGCAATTGCAAAACTCAGCAAAGATGAGGTGTATAAAAGGCTTTTCAAGCAAGCTTATGGTGATGAAAGTATTACGGGAGAAAGAGTTTTGAAAGCATTGTCTCAGTTTATGGCTACTTTAATTTCTGCTGATTCACAATATGACCGTTTCAAGCAGGGAAAAGAAAAGTTAAACTCTGAAGAATCTCAAGGAATGGCTTTGTTTCAGCAAAAATGTGCATCGTGTCACAGTGGAGAATTATTTACCGATGAAAGCTTCAGAAATACCGGAATGTATTACAATACACAGTTCAAAGATGCAGGACGATATCGGGTAACGCTTGACCAAAATGACTGGATGAAATTCAGAGTTCCGAGTTTGAGAAATGTAGAATATACTTCGCCTTACATGCACGACGGAAGATTTTATACTTTGGAAGCGGTACTCAATTTCTATTCAGATAATGTAGAAGATAATCCAAATCTTGACCCGCAATTGAAACAGAACAATGATGTAGGAATTGCCATGAACGCTCAGGAAAAGCAATTCATTATTGCTTTTCTAAAGACTTTGTCCGACAAAAGTTTTATTTCTAATCCAAAATTTGCGGAATAAATTTCACCTAAAATGAAGAAGATATTTTTAATCTTAAGTCTGGTTTTATTTAATTTAAATCAGGCTAAAACAATCAATGACAGTTTATATATTCCAAACGATGTGAATGAAATTTTATTTAATGAATGTGATGCTTGCGGATGTGCTGCCGGAAACGGCTCTTCCGGTTTTGAGTCGCTCTTAAATCCTCAGTTTATTGGAATTAAATATTTTGCTCAACATTATAAAGCAAAAGAAAATTTATTTGTCAATGATTTAACGCAAGACCAGTACTTTAATACGATTCAGATTTGGGCTAAAGTTCCTTTAACTCAAAAATTGAGTGTTTATGCAAGTTTACCGTTTCATTTTCATGAAAAAAAAACTTTGCAGGGTGATATTAATATCAATAGGATCGGTGACTTTAATCTGATGGGAATTTATAAACTGATCAATTCAAAAGATAATACGCATGAGTTGAATGGTGGAGTAGGAGTAAAAGTTCCGCTCGGAAAATTTGATGAAAAAGGAGCTTCGGGAGTTAATCCAAGTTTTCAGTTGGGAACCGGAAGTTGGGATTATCAGGCTGTTTTGAATTACAGATTTCAAAAAAATAAAGTGGCTGTTCTTCTCAATACCGATTATACCATAAAAACTGAGAATAAGAAACACTACCAGTTTGGCAATCAATGGAATTATTCAGCCACCGGATTTTATCAAATTTTTAGAAATGAGAAAACCGTTATCTCTGGAAAATCCGGTTTTCAGGGGGAAGTTTATGACAGAAACCGTCAGTACAAAGAAAATCTTCCGAAAACTGCAGGAAGTGCTTTGTATGGAAAAATGGGTTTTGAAGCTTCCTTTAAAAAGTTGAGTCTGGGAACAGAATTAATGCTTCCTACTTACACCAATTTGGCAGGAGGAGATATTGAAGCGAAATCCAGATTCAGTGTTTTCATCAATTTTGGGATTTAAATAAAAATAGAACTTTAGGAAAAACCATTTTTATAAATGATCTTTAAACCTAAAATTCTATTCGTTTTTAATTTTTATGTAGTCCTCATCAGCTTTGGTGAGGCTATTTTTTATGTCCTTTTATATTGGGTAAAAAAGCAGTGATGATCCCCATTAAAGGTAAGAATGCGCAAATTTTAAATACAAATTCTATACTGGTGTCATCTGCAACAGCGCCTAATATTGCAGAACCAATTCCGCCCATTCCAAACATGAAACCGAAGAATAATCCGGCAACCAATCCGATTTTGTTAGGCATAAGGTCTGTGGCGTAAACTAATATTGCGGAAAATGCTGAAGCGATTATTAATCCTATTAAAACTGCAAAGATGATCGTCCAGAATAATGAAAGATAAGGAAGGCAAA
It encodes:
- a CDS encoding Fur family transcriptional regulator — translated: MKQKIENKLIDKNTKPTSMRILVYDFLSSQETALSLSEIENYFENADRTTIYRTLKTFEEKGIVHSIQENSTTKYKLCHDDCNEKTHKDWHLHFYCKICKQTTCKEDISFPESMKTNFRIDEIRLFAKGICENCLESLQ
- a CDS encoding heavy metal translocating P-type ATPase, coding for MEECCTTKPKKEHNHEGHDHDHSHEVQDKSTLQLFLPAIISFVLLLIGITFDNFIENNWFNGWVRLVWYLIAYIPVGIPVLKEAYESIIKGDVFSEFFLMGIATIGAFAIGEYPEGVAVMLFYSVGEVFQAMAVTKAKTNIKSLLDQRPDEVTVLENGTPKVIKAEKANIGDIIQLRSGEKLGLDGELLSEKASFNTSALTGESKPDTKSKGEMVLAGMINLNTVSQVKVTTAYKDSKLSKILEMVQNATSQKAPTELFIRKFAKVYTPIVVFLAIGITFLPYFFVEDYQFKSWLYRALIFLVISCPCALVISIPLGYFGGIGAGSKNGILFKGSNFLDVLANVQNVVMDKTGTMTEGVFKVQEVNFGNEFNKDEILKLVNALESQSTHPVATAIHQFVGEIDHSIQLENVEEIAGHGLKATITGKELLVGNFKLMDKFNINYDLKTESIVYTLIAIAYDKKFVGYLTIADSIKEDAQLTINKLKALNVKTTMLSGDKTSVVQFVANELGIENAFGDLLPEDKVNKVKELKAKDQTVAFVGDGVNDAPVVALSDVGIAMGGLGSDATIETADVVIQDDKPSKIPMAINIGKQTKKIVWQNIILAFAVKAIVLVLGAGGLATMWEAVFADVGVALLAILNAVRIQRMKF
- a CDS encoding YHS domain-containing protein, whose product is MKSKVILTALLSVSLFACAQETPKVKHKKKNTTTKTTAQKVKFANAIDPICEMKTEDDMKDTVVYKGKTYGFCSSYCKDEFKKNPEKYVQK
- a CDS encoding SCO family protein, which encodes MSKNKKTESSAKKKIIIPIAVIALLFLGIGVGMSYFKSSLYTVMKVPDFELTDQNSKKITNKEMLGKVYLVEFFFSKCPTICPVMNTNMRFIEDEINNPDFGIISISIDPENDTPELLKQHAQKIGAKSPNWHFLTGDRTYIGDLADKFDIYVGDKEDESENLNHSGMIALVDKEGNIRCRYNKENMPILYYSGLNYEDADGKIPKLNGKFHPDREILIEDIKKLLK
- a CDS encoding superoxide dismutase, coding for MKIFKIAALSAVFAAQFAFAQFKQTPLPYAYNALEGNIDAQTMEIHYSKHAAAYVANLNKAIAGTPQEKQTLFEILSKAGTLPMAVRNNAGGHYNHELFWTVLTPQKDTKPSAKLTKAITDAFGSMDAFKEKMSKAGADRFGSGWAWLSVDKSGKLFVSSTPNQDNPLMDVVEEKGTPIFGIDVWEHAYYLKYQNKRADYLTAIWNVTNWKEISRRYDEALSKK
- a CDS encoding MbnP family protein; this encodes MKIYKFLSLFFIAFTFFTFTSCRNSDEEDLSPETKGKLQLKFENGFNNLGDIVLNQTTQTSSNGQKHQFSTLKYVISNISLIDENGNEFKYNENNPDKGAFIINQEKAVAGIVYVDLDDVPKNNYKKIKFGLGISQNAYLLGQNGQAEFWEKAKKESLTWSWAAGYIFVKLEGKYGTGSSNTEFMNHTGNMGNVAANNTPDLYREVILDLPTTARVSASIKPSIHILADLNQYLSGETAISLSTTNDMAMGSNQHLVNVTNNLTKMFKVDHVHND
- a CDS encoding cytochrome-c peroxidase is translated as MFTMIKQIFKIGLVFITFLNFISCSEEVIQPLEKDEAVHLQFPSYFPEMTFDPAENPITKNGVELGRKLFYEGRLSRNNTISCGFCHIQENAFTHHGHTVSHGIDDRLGIRNAPPIQNMAFLKRYMWDGVIHNLNQQPIIPMTDVNEMDSSMPEAIAKLSKDEVYKRLFKQAYGDESITGERVLKALSQFMATLISADSQYDRFKQGKEKLNSEESQGMALFQQKCASCHSGELFTDESFRNTGMYYNTQFKDAGRYRVTLDQNDWMKFRVPSLRNVEYTSPYMHDGRFYTLEAVLNFYSDNVEDNPNLDPQLKQNNDVGIAMNAQEKQFIIAFLKTLSDKSFISNPKFAE
- a CDS encoding transporter, yielding MKKIFLILSLVLFNLNQAKTINDSLYIPNDVNEILFNECDACGCAAGNGSSGFESLLNPQFIGIKYFAQHYKAKENLFVNDLTQDQYFNTIQIWAKVPLTQKLSVYASLPFHFHEKKTLQGDININRIGDFNLMGIYKLINSKDNTHELNGGVGVKVPLGKFDEKGASGVNPSFQLGTGSWDYQAVLNYRFQKNKVAVLLNTDYTIKTENKKHYQFGNQWNYSATGFYQIFRNEKTVISGKSGFQGEVYDRNRQYKENLPKTAGSALYGKMGFEASFKKLSLGTELMLPTYTNLAGGDIEAKSRFSVFINFGI